TCTGCAGCTGCGACTTCTCGTTCTGGCACGAGACGACGACACCGGTCGGCAGGTGGGTGATCCGCACCGCGGAGTCGGTGGTGTTGACCGACTGACCGCCGGGGCCGGAGCTGCGGTAGACGTCGATCTTGAGGTCGTTCGGCCCGAACGTGATCTCGTCGTCGTCGCCCTCGTCGAGGTCGGGCATGACGAGCACGCCGGCGGCCGAGGTGTGGATGCGGCCCTGCGACTCGGTGGCCGGCACGCGCTGCACGCGGTGCACGCCGCCTTCGTACTTCAGCCTCGCCCAGGGGGCCGTGCCCGGCTCCATCGTGCCCTTGGCCTGGATCTGCAGGCGCACATCGGTGTAGCCGCCGAGGTCCGACTCGGTGCCATCGGTGACGCTGGCGCGCCACCCCGACCGCTCCGCGAACCGCAGGTACATCCGCACCAGGTCGGCGGCGAAGAGGGCCGCCTCGGCGCCGCCGGCGCCGGCCTTGACCTCGAGGATCACGTCGCGGTCGTCGTCCTCGTCACGCGGCAGCAGCAGCTTGCGCAGGTGCGCCTCGGTCGTGGCCACCTGCTCGGTGAGCGCCGGCACCTCCTCGGCGAACGCGGCGTCCTCGGTGGCCAGCTCCTGCGCCGTCGCGAGGTCGTCCTGCGCCGTCCGCCACGCGTTGAAGGCCGCCACGGTGGGCGCGAGCGCCGCGTACCGCTTGTTGACCTTGCGCAACATCACCGGGTCGGCGAGCACCTCGGGATCGGTCATCCGCCGCTCGAGCTCGGCATGCTCGGCGACGATCGCGGAGGCTGAATCAAGCACTGGGACTTCCTTCGTACGGCGGCGCGGGGACGGGTGCAAACACAAATCCGCCGGTTCCGTGCGAGGCACGGAACCGGCGGATCGAAGTCGCTACTTCTTCTTGCCGTAGCGCTGCTCGAAGCGCGCGACGCGGCCACCGGTGTCGAGGATCTTCTGCTTGCCGGTGTAGAACGGGTGGCAGTTGGAGCACACTTCAACGCTGATGCGACCGGACTCGGCGGTGCTGCGGGTAGTGAACGTGTTGCCGCAGGTGCAGGACACCACGGTCTCGGCGTAGTTCGGGTGAAGGTTCTTCTTCACGGGCTTCTCCTCGAGGTTCAGGCTGATTCCCGGGTCGCCGCGCGGGGTGCGGGGCGTGAACCGGGGCCAAGGGTCAAGTCTGCCAGAGCGGCGGACATAGGCCAAAACGACGACAGGTCCGACGTTATTCCGCCCACTCTTTGCGCCGCCTTTGCCCCCTCTTGAACAATGTGCTGCAACCGTTGGGCTCCCGTCCTCAAGGAGTCAGCATGCCCTCGTCCCATCCAAGTCTGTCCCGCCGCTCGTTCCTGGTCACCGCACTCGCCGGTGGCGCCGCCGCCGTCGCGATGCCCACCGCGCTCGCCGTCGACCAGGCCTCGGTCTTCCGCGACGCAGCCGCCGAATTCGCTGTTCCGGCAAAACTGCTCGCCGCGTTCAGCTACGGCCAGACCCGCTGGGTCGACCACGGTGGCCACCCCAGCCGGAGCCTCGGTTACGGCCCGATGCACCTCATCGATGGTGCCGCCGTGGCCGCGCAGCGCGCGGCGGAGGGCAAGTCGCCCGCATCGGCGGTCGACACGCTGTCCCGGGCCGCCGCGGCGTCCGGCATCGCGGCCGAGACGTTGAAGACCGACCCGGCGGCGAACGTGCGCGGCACCGCCGCCCTCATCGCCGCGATCCAGCGCGAGACCGGTGCGCCCGTGGGCGCCGAGACCGACCCGGCGCAGTGGTACGAAGCCGCGGCGACCGCGAGCGGCCTGGCAGAGGTCAGCGCCCAGACGCAGTTCGCCGACGACCTACTCACCGACCTGCGCCAGGGCATGACCGTGCGCGACGGCAACACCACCTTCACCGTCGCACCGCAGCGGGTCGGCACACCCGCCGGCCGGGCGAAGGTGACGGCGCGCGGCGCAGCCGCCAAGAAGCCGTCCGGACCGATCGACGCGCCGGCCGGACTCGGCGTCGAATGGGTGCCGGCCCCGTACGAGCAGTACGGGCCCGACCCGGGCGACTACGGCAACCACGACCTGGCGTTCCGCCCGCGCTCGCCCCAACTGACCCACGTCGTCATCCACGACACCGAGTGCAGCTACGAGCTCGGCCTGCAACTGGTCACCGACCCGACCTACCTCGCGTGGAACTACACCATCCGCGCGTCCGACGGCCACATCGCCCAGCACCTGCAGACCAAGGACGTCGGCTGGCACGCCGGCAACTGGTACCTCAACATGCACTCGGTCGGCCTCGAGCACGAGGGCTACGCCGCCCAGGGCTATCGCTGGTACTCCGAGGCGATGTACCGACGCAGCGCGCGGCTGACCCGGCACCTGTGCACCACCTACGGCATCCCGATGGACCGCGCACACATCATCGGCCACGACCAGGTGCCCGGCGCAAAGACCGCAAGCATCAAGGGCATGCACTGGGACCCGGGCCCGTTCTGGGACTGGGAGCGCTACTTCACCCTGATGGGTGCACCGCTCAGCCAGGGCACCATCGGTCGGCGGCCGACCGCCGGTGAGGTCGTGCGCATCCTGCCCGGTTTCGACGGCAATGTGCAGACCGTCGAAGGATGCGACGGCACCTGCGTCGAGCCCGGCGACCACGGCACCAACTTCGTGCCCTTGCGCACGGCACCGGACGCGTCCGCACCGTTGGTCGCCGACCCGGGCCTCAAGGCCGGCCCGTCGACGACAAAGGTGTCGGACATCGGCGCCCGCGCGACGGCCGGCACCGAGTATGTCGTGGCGCAGGTGCAGGGCGATTGGACGGCGGTCTGGTACCTCGGCGAGATCGGGTGGTTCCACAACCCGACCCACTCGCCGACCGCCCGGGTGGTGCGTGGCCGACGCACCGTCACCCCCAAGGCGGCAACCGCACCGGTCTACGGGACGGCCTACCCGGAAGCGTCCGCGTACGCCGATCCTGCTGACGTGCAACCGATCTCACCGCTGATCTACACGATGAAGGCCGGCCAGTCGTACGTGCTGTCGGACGACGACGTGCCCGCGGACTACTACCGGGCGAAGACCTTCTCGCTCGACACCCCGGGCGACCACATCAACACCGTCGGCCGCACGAAGTACTACCAGGTCAACCTCGGCCACAGGGTCGCGTTCGTGCAGGCCGCGGACGTCGTGATCGAGTAGCCGGGTCGTGGCCCCGGCCATGGAGACAATGCGCTCCGCGGCCGGGGCTCGCCTGTCGGTCGAGTGTGGCGCCAGGACGCCTGGGTGCAACTCGCGGCCGCGGCCATGGTGACGTCCACCGTCCGGCTGGGCACGGTGATCACGCCGGTCGCCCGGTACAAACCGTGGGATCTCGCGTCGCTCGTCGGCTCCGTCGACCGGCTGTCCAGCGGACGCGTGACGATGGGTGTCGGGTTGGGCGAACCCAACTCCAACGGGCTGGCCTTCGAGCCCGGCGAGGGCCGCACGGGTCGACGAGGGTCTCGAACTGTTTGCGATGCTGTGCACCGGTGAGCCGTTCCGACATGACGGCGAGCACTTCACGATCGACATCACCGCCGGAATCGAACCGGACGGTCCCCCGCCGACTGCCCAACGTCCACACCCGCAGGGCGTCGCCGAGATCACCCGCCGCGTCGCCGCCGGCCCACCCCGCAACTGACAAAAACCCCGCAAACGCTGCGTTACTCGCCACTCACTGCTGTTGCAACAGCAGTGTTTGGCGGCAACCGCAGCGTTTGCGGGGTTTTAGCCTGCGAGCGGGTCAGTCTTCGTCATCCAGCTTGATGGACGAGGTCTGCTGCACCTGCATGAGGAACTCGACGTTGCTCTTGGTCTTCTTCAACCGGTCGAGCAGCAACTCGATGCCCTGCTGCTGGTCGAGTGCGGCGAGCACACGACGCAATTTCCACATGATCTTCAGTTCGTCCTGGCCGAGGAGGATCTCCTCGCGGCGCGTGCCGGAGTTGTTGATGTCGACCGCCGGGAAAATACGGCGGTTGGCCAGCTGACGGTCGAGCTTGAGCTCCATGTTGCCGGTGCCCTTGAACTCCTCGAAGATGACCTCGTCCATCCTCGAACCGGTCTCGACCAGCGCCGTCGCGAGGATGGTCAGCGAACCGCCGTCCTCGATGTTGCGGGCCGCACCGAAGAACTTCTTCGGCGGGTAGAGAGCCGCGGAGTCGACACCACCGGACATGATGCGTCCGGACGCCGGGGCCGCCAGGTTGTAGGCACGGCCGAGCTTGGTGATTGAGTCGAGCAGCACGACGACGTCGTGACCCATCTCGACCAGACGCTTGGCGCGCTCGATCGAGAGTTCGGCAACCGTGGTGTGGTCGTCGGCCGGGCGGTCGAAGGTGGAGGCGATGACCTCACCCTTCACCGCGCGCTGCATGTCGGTGACTTCTTCCGGACGCTCGTCGACCAGGACGACCATCAGGTGGCACTCGGGGTTGTTGGTGGTGATCGCGTTCGCGACCGCCTGCATCACCATCGTCTTACCGGCCTTCGCCGGGGCGACGATCAGACCACGCTGGCCCTTACCGATCGGTGCGACGAGGTCGATGATGCGAGTGGTGAGCTGGTTCTGCGCGGTTTCCAGGCGCAGGCGCTCCTGCGGGTACAGCGGCACGAGCTTGCCGAATTCGACGCGCTTGCCGGCCTGCTCCGGGGTCATCCCGTTGATCGTGTCGAGACGCACCAGCGCGTTGAACTTCTGGCGGGCGGGCAGCTGCTCACCCTCGCGCAGCGCACGCACGGCACCAGTGACGGCGTCGCCCTTGCGCATGTTGTTCTTCTTCACGATGCCGAGCGGCACATAAACGTCGTTCGGGCCCGGCAGGTAGCCGCTGGTGCGCACGAACGCGTAGTTGTCGAGCACGTCGAGGATGCCGGCCACCGGCACCAACACGTCATCCTCGCGCACTTGGGTGTCGACGTCGCCGAACTCCTCGGCGCGGTTACGGCCACGCTTGCGGTCACGGCCGCGCTGGCGACGACGGTTGCCGCGGCCACCCTCGTCCCAGTCGTCGCGGTTGCCGCCACCCTGACCACCCTGGTTGCCCTGCTGGCCACCCTGGTTGTTCTGGTTCTGCTGCCCGGCTTGGTTCTGGTTGCGGCGGTTGCCACCCTGATTGTTCTGGTTCCCCTGGCCGCCCTGCTGGCGGTCGCCCTGCTGGTTCCCCTGCCCACCCTGGCGGTTCTGGTTGTTCTGGCGACCACGGTCGCGGCGCTCGGATCGCTCACCCCGGTCGTCCTGCTTGTCGTGGGCGCCGTCCTGCTTGTCAGCCGGCTCCTGCCCCCCGTCTCGTCCCCCGTCGCGCTCGTCGCGGGCCGGAACCGACTCGCGGTTCGGACGACCGGACTGCTCGGCGCTCTCGGCGTGGCCGGAGTCGGCGTGGCCGGAGTCAGCCTTGGCGCCCTCGACCGGTGCGCTCTCGGCCCTCGCCCGGCTCGGAGCATCGCTCTCGGCCGCCGCGGCCTTCGGCGCGCGCTCAGCCTTCGGCGCATCCTGCGCCGGGGCGTCGACGCCCTTGTCGACGGACTTGTCGGCGGTGTTGCTGCGCGCGGCCGGCGGGCGGACGGTGTCGCCGCGGTTCTGGATGGCGGCCAACAGGTCGCTCTTGCGCATCTTGGAGGTGCCGCTGATGCCCATCGAGCCGGCGAGTCGCTTCAACTCGTCCAGCTTGAGCGAACCCAGGGATCCTCGGGAGCCCGACTCGGCCGATGCCGGCGTGCGGGACTCGGTTGTTTCAGTCACGAAGGTTCCTTCCCCCTCGTCATCTCGATCTGACGATCGATCGGGGTTGAGCCTCGAGCGAGGCATATTCTTCCGAACTCGCCCGCGCATCAAGAATCGATGTCGCGAACAGCGAGAGTGATTGCACCCGGGGCGTGCCGGAGATCCGGTACCTCTCTTGGTGCGTGACCCAATCTACACGCACGCTCAGCGATTGTGCGAAACGACCCGCACCCCGTCGAGAGCGATGCCCGGACGCAGCACCTGCCAGCCCGGTCCGGGAACCCCGACCGCATCGAGTTCGGTCGCGGTGCCGACGGCCAGCACCGTCGGCCCCGCGCCGGAGACGAACGCCGCGATGCCACGACCACGCAGGTCGTCGACCACGGCCATGCTCTGCGGGTAGGCCCCCCGCCGGTTCTCCTGATGCAGCCAATCCGCGGTGGCCGGCAGCAACTTCGTCGGGTCGCTGGTCATCGCGTGCACCAACAGCGCGGTGCGCCCCGCATTGCGGGCCGCGTCGGCCAACGGCACGGCGGCGGGCAACGCCGCCCTAGCCTTGTCGGTCGCGAGGGTGAAGTCGGGCACGAGCACCGCGACATTGACGTCGGGGTGCAGGCCCGGGTGGACGGTGCGCCAGGCCTGGTCACGCTCGTCGAACCAGGAGGCGGTGAAGCCGCCGTAGACGCTGGCCGAGGCGTTGTCGGGGTGCCCCTCCAACGCGCTCGCCACGTCGTTGACCAGGGCACGCGCCTCATCGCCTAACGGGCCCAGGAGCCCCGCGGCCGCGCTCACTCCGGCGACGATGGCGGACGCCGACGAACCCAGGCCTCGAGAGTGAGGAATCACGTTGCGGCACAACAGTTTCAGGCCGTTCGGCGGGGTCGCCCCGACCCGCTCCCAGTAGGTGCGCATCGAGCGGTAGACGAGGTGCCGTTCATCGGTCGGCACCTCCCCCGCCCCGGCGCCCTCGACCTCGATCACCAGGCCGTCGCCGGTCACTTCGACCTCGAGCACGTCACGCAACTCGATGCCGAGACCCAGCGAGTCGAAGCCGGGACCGAGGTTCGCCGAGCTCGCCGGCACCTCGACCCGAACGCACTGCCCGGGCGCGATGCGCTTGTGCTGCATCAGGATTCGAGGCCGAGCGCGCGAGCGACGCCGACGACGTCGATCCCGACCCGGGTGGGCTGCACATCGTCGCCGTCAGCGGTCTTCAGTGCCCACTGCGGGTCCTTCAGCCCGTGCCCGGTGACCGTGCACACGATCTTCGCGCCGGCCGGGATGCGACCGGCTTCGTGCATCTTCAGCAGGCCGGCGATGCTGGCGGCCGAGCCCGGCTCGACGAACACGCTCTCGGTGGTCGACAGTAGTCGGTGCGCGGCAAGAATCTGGGGGTCGCTGACCATGTCGATGACACCGCCCGACTCGTCGCGCGCCGCCTCGGCCTGCTTCCACGACGCCGGGTTGCCGATGCGGATCGCAGTGGCAACGGTCTCGGGGTCGTCGACCGGGTAACCGCGCACGATCGGGGCCGCGCCCTCGGCCTGGAATCCCCACATCGCCGGACGGCGGGTGGCG
This genomic stretch from Calidifontibacter indicus harbors:
- the prfA gene encoding peptide chain release factor 1, translated to MLDSASAIVAEHAELERRMTDPEVLADPVMLRKVNKRYAALAPTVAAFNAWRTAQDDLATAQELATEDAAFAEEVPALTEQVATTEAHLRKLLLPRDEDDDRDVILEVKAGAGGAEAALFAADLVRMYLRFAERSGWRASVTDGTESDLGGYTDVRLQIQAKGTMEPGTAPWARLKYEGGVHRVQRVPATESQGRIHTSAAGVLVMPDLDEGDDDEITFGPNDLKIDVYRSSGPGGQSVNTTDSAVRITHLPTGVVVSCQNEKSQLQNKESALRVLKARLRQIEQEKKDAEASAARKSQVRTMDRSERIRTYNFPENRIADHRTGYKAYNLDTVLDGELGPVIDSAVEADEAAKMAAVAAGGSN
- the rpmE gene encoding 50S ribosomal protein L31, which encodes MKKNLHPNYAETVVSCTCGNTFTTRSTAESGRISVEVCSNCHPFYTGKQKILDTGGRVARFEQRYGKKK
- a CDS encoding N-acetylmuramoyl-L-alanine amidase, which translates into the protein MPSSHPSLSRRSFLVTALAGGAAAVAMPTALAVDQASVFRDAAAEFAVPAKLLAAFSYGQTRWVDHGGHPSRSLGYGPMHLIDGAAVAAQRAAEGKSPASAVDTLSRAAAASGIAAETLKTDPAANVRGTAALIAAIQRETGAPVGAETDPAQWYEAAATASGLAEVSAQTQFADDLLTDLRQGMTVRDGNTTFTVAPQRVGTPAGRAKVTARGAAAKKPSGPIDAPAGLGVEWVPAPYEQYGPDPGDYGNHDLAFRPRSPQLTHVVIHDTECSYELGLQLVTDPTYLAWNYTIRASDGHIAQHLQTKDVGWHAGNWYLNMHSVGLEHEGYAAQGYRWYSEAMYRRSARLTRHLCTTYGIPMDRAHIIGHDQVPGAKTASIKGMHWDPGPFWDWERYFTLMGAPLSQGTIGRRPTAGEVVRILPGFDGNVQTVEGCDGTCVEPGDHGTNFVPLRTAPDASAPLVADPGLKAGPSTTKVSDIGARATAGTEYVVAQVQGDWTAVWYLGEIGWFHNPTHSPTARVVRGRRTVTPKAATAPVYGTAYPEASAYADPADVQPISPLIYTMKAGQSYVLSDDDVPADYYRAKTFSLDTPGDHINTVGRTKYYQVNLGHRVAFVQAADVVIE
- a CDS encoding LLM class flavin-dependent oxidoreductase; this encodes MQLAAAAMVTSTVRLGTVITPVARYKPWDLASLVGSVDRLSSGRVTMGVGLGEPNSNGLAFEPGEGRTGRRGSRTVCDAVHR
- the rho gene encoding transcription termination factor Rho, with protein sequence MGISGTSKMRKSDLLAAIQNRGDTVRPPAARSNTADKSVDKGVDAPAQDAPKAERAPKAAAAESDAPSRARAESAPVEGAKADSGHADSGHAESAEQSGRPNRESVPARDERDGGRDGGQEPADKQDGAHDKQDDRGERSERRDRGRQNNQNRQGGQGNQQGDRQQGGQGNQNNQGGNRRNQNQAGQQNQNNQGGQQGNQGGQGGGNRDDWDEGGRGNRRRQRGRDRKRGRNRAEEFGDVDTQVREDDVLVPVAGILDVLDNYAFVRTSGYLPGPNDVYVPLGIVKKNNMRKGDAVTGAVRALREGEQLPARQKFNALVRLDTINGMTPEQAGKRVEFGKLVPLYPQERLRLETAQNQLTTRIIDLVAPIGKGQRGLIVAPAKAGKTMVMQAVANAITTNNPECHLMVVLVDERPEEVTDMQRAVKGEVIASTFDRPADDHTTVAELSIERAKRLVEMGHDVVVLLDSITKLGRAYNLAAPASGRIMSGGVDSAALYPPKKFFGAARNIEDGGSLTILATALVETGSRMDEVIFEEFKGTGNMELKLDRQLANRRIFPAVDINNSGTRREEILLGQDELKIMWKLRRVLAALDQQQGIELLLDRLKKTKSNVEFLMQVQQTSSIKLDDED
- the thrB gene encoding homoserine kinase, whose amino-acid sequence is MQHKRIAPGQCVRVEVPASSANLGPGFDSLGLGIELRDVLEVEVTGDGLVIEVEGAGAGEVPTDERHLVYRSMRTYWERVGATPPNGLKLLCRNVIPHSRGLGSSASAIVAGVSAAAGLLGPLGDEARALVNDVASALEGHPDNASASVYGGFTASWFDERDQAWRTVHPGLHPDVNVAVLVPDFTLATDKARAALPAAVPLADAARNAGRTALLVHAMTSDPTKLLPATADWLHQENRRGAYPQSMAVVDDLRGRGIAAFVSGAGPTVLAVGTATELDAVGVPGPGWQVLRPGIALDGVRVVSHNR